Proteins found in one Natronococcus occultus SP4 genomic segment:
- a CDS encoding type II toxin-antitoxin system VapC family toxin, which translates to MTDDPGTTPVFVDTSAWYAIFDEDDARHARATAVREAILAGDLMYRPIYTTSHVLGELATLLLRNSHDAASKALQQIRSSPNVTVIHADRVAFDAAVTEFDRYDDQEISLVDHLTSVLADERNIDRIFAFDGDFRTLGFTVVPKDTGEP; encoded by the coding sequence ATGACCGACGATCCCGGCACGACACCGGTGTTCGTGGATACGAGCGCGTGGTACGCAATCTTCGACGAGGACGATGCCCGCCACGCTCGAGCAACAGCCGTCCGCGAGGCGATCCTCGCCGGAGATCTCATGTACCGGCCGATCTACACGACCAGCCACGTGCTCGGAGAGCTGGCGACACTCCTCCTCCGGAATAGTCACGACGCCGCCTCGAAGGCGCTTCAGCAGATACGCTCCTCGCCGAACGTGACGGTGATCCACGCGGACCGAGTAGCCTTCGATGCCGCTGTAACAGAGTTCGATCGATACGATGATCAGGAGATTTCTCTCGTTGATCACCTCACCAGTGTCCTGGCTGATGAGCGAAATATCGATCGCATCTTTGCCTTTGACGGCGACTTTCGAACACTTGGTTTCACCGTCGTGCCTAAAGATACTGGCGAGCCGTGA
- a CDS encoding alpha/beta fold hydrolase, with product MDKPTQSNPDEEIHRAVSDDGTEIAGRVHGEGPPLVLVHGAMGDGEFVWDQLLPFLTDRFTCYTMSMRSRGLSGHSADLSTERRIQDVTAFVENVGEPVGLLGWSQGGQLALGAAERTDAVSALAAYEPAVVEAINEEEFAQFTDTITRVSELVAEDRPADAARTFIEWVSTEDEMDEMDDAMIADFVEGCAANVHLFLQEVEELNKEEKTSPTEASELAKIAAPVLLLQGGQSDPWFIDGNHHVAEHVTDSQVSKIDGTGHTGPIHTPEAVADEVRQFFTAAPEPPRS from the coding sequence ATGGATAAACCAACACAATCAAATCCAGACGAGGAAATTCACCGAGCCGTCTCAGATGACGGCACCGAGATAGCCGGACGCGTGCATGGAGAGGGGCCACCTTTGGTTCTTGTCCACGGTGCGATGGGCGACGGCGAATTCGTCTGGGATCAGCTGTTACCGTTTCTCACCGACCGTTTTACCTGCTATACGATGAGCATGCGAAGCAGGGGATTGAGCGGCCACAGTGCCGACCTCTCGACGGAGCGTCGAATACAGGACGTGACGGCGTTCGTTGAGAACGTTGGCGAACCTGTCGGATTACTGGGATGGTCTCAGGGTGGCCAGCTTGCGCTCGGTGCAGCGGAACGCACCGACGCAGTTTCCGCCCTCGCCGCTTACGAGCCAGCTGTGGTAGAGGCAATAAATGAGGAGGAGTTCGCACAATTCACTGATACGATTACACGCGTGAGCGAGCTGGTCGCTGAGGATCGTCCGGCTGATGCAGCCCGGACCTTCATCGAATGGGTTTCCACTGAGGACGAGATGGACGAGATGGACGACGCGATGATAGCGGACTTCGTCGAAGGTTGCGCAGCAAACGTCCACCTCTTCTTGCAGGAGGTAGAAGAACTCAACAAAGAAGAGAAGACGAGCCCGACCGAAGCATCTGAACTCGCGAAGATCGCAGCACCGGTCCTGCTCTTGCAGGGAGGCCAATCGGATCCATGGTTCATCGACGGCAACCATCACGTCGCCGAGCACGTGACTGACTCCCAAGTGAGTAAGATTGACGGCACCGGACACACGGGTCCTATCCACACGCCCGAGGCTGTCGCTGACGAGGTCAGACAGTTTTTCACCGCGGCACCCGAGCCACCTCGATCGTGA
- a CDS encoding TATA-box-binding protein: protein MTDPQDSITIENVVASSGIGQELALESLAMDLPGADYDPEQFPGLVYRTTDPKAAALIFRSGKIVCTGAKSIDGVQESMEIVFEKLRDLQIEVEEDPEIVVQNIVSSADLGRSLNLNAIAIGLGLESIEYEPEQFPGLVYRLDEPDVVTLLFGSGKLVVTGGKDVDDARQAIDVIVERLEDLGLLE, encoded by the coding sequence ATGACAGACCCACAGGACTCTATCACGATCGAGAACGTAGTTGCTTCCTCAGGGATCGGACAAGAACTTGCACTCGAGAGTCTCGCAATGGATCTTCCAGGGGCCGACTACGACCCAGAACAGTTTCCGGGTCTCGTTTACCGTACGACGGACCCCAAAGCTGCTGCCCTGATCTTCCGTTCGGGGAAAATCGTCTGTACTGGTGCCAAAAGCATCGATGGCGTCCAAGAGAGCATGGAGATTGTGTTCGAAAAGCTGCGTGATCTCCAGATTGAAGTCGAAGAAGATCCGGAAATCGTCGTCCAAAATATCGTCAGCAGCGCCGACCTCGGCAGAAGCCTCAACTTGAACGCGATCGCTATTGGCCTTGGCCTCGAGAGTATCGAGTATGAACCAGAGCAGTTTCCGGGCTTAGTCTATCGACTCGATGAACCCGATGTTGTGACTCTCCTCTTTGGTTCCGGGAAACTGGTTGTCACTGGCGGGAAGGACGTCGACGACGCTAGACAGGCTATCGATGTGATTGTTGAACGCCTTGAAGATCTGGGTCTGCTCGAATAA
- a CDS encoding FxLYD domain-containing protein: MRRRDAIATVGTGTIAVSLSGCLDFAGLRPDSTDQEQEESDDDRGNHDHPSEEEIDDVENSDRTEDDTGDGDPPEPEDAKQRDAGQDVLEFGDLRIIDYEERVEEFEYDEEISYTGEVENVGDEAYESVSVEVRVYDEDGEELGSHRDLTPELAANETWRFEIAPHSRPAEVADHDIAVTGEQ; this comes from the coding sequence GTGAGACGACGCGACGCAATCGCGACCGTCGGCACTGGTACAATTGCCGTATCCCTTTCTGGATGTCTCGATTTTGCCGGTCTTCGCCCGGACAGCACCGACCAGGAGCAAGAGGAGAGCGATGATGATCGTGGCAACCATGATCACCCGAGCGAAGAGGAAATAGACGATGTAGAGAACTCTGACAGAACTGAGGACGACACCGGCGACGGTGATCCACCGGAACCCGAGGATGCCAAGCAACGTGATGCAGGCCAGGACGTTCTCGAATTTGGCGACCTTCGGATCATTGACTACGAAGAACGGGTCGAAGAGTTCGAATACGACGAGGAAATCAGCTACACAGGAGAAGTCGAAAACGTGGGTGACGAAGCGTACGAGTCGGTATCGGTCGAAGTGAGGGTCTACGACGAAGATGGCGAGGAACTGGGCAGCCACCGCGATCTGACTCCTGAACTTGCTGCCAACGAGACGTGGCGCTTCGAGATTGCACCCCATAGCCGGCCGGCGGAGGTCGCCGACCATGACATCGCTGTGACTGGCGAGCAGTAG
- a CDS encoding helix-turn-helix domain-containing protein, with translation MSSDRKRNDRGEYVETVTPEGVLEVMRRSPDPIVTAKEVGEALGRTSEAARQKLLKLQDEGIVARRKVGAGAVVWWIVDADREGPVDEFDPSDPLFTDPVTFSSGETDVSANTDAYLADAIAGESDDE, from the coding sequence ATGAGCTCCGACCGGAAACGAAATGACCGCGGGGAGTACGTCGAGACCGTCACTCCCGAGGGGGTCCTCGAGGTCATGCGACGATCGCCCGATCCGATCGTCACCGCAAAAGAGGTCGGCGAGGCGCTCGGGCGGACGTCTGAAGCCGCTCGGCAGAAACTCCTCAAACTCCAAGACGAGGGTATCGTCGCTCGTCGGAAGGTCGGCGCCGGCGCGGTTGTATGGTGGATCGTCGACGCTGACCGGGAGGGGCCAGTCGATGAATTTGATCCGTCCGATCCATTGTTCACCGACCCTGTGACGTTCTCGAGCGGCGAAACCGATGTATCGGCGAACACCGACGCATACCTTGCCGACGCGATCGCGGGTGAGAGCGACGACGAATGA
- a CDS encoding IS6 family transposase, with amino-acid sequence MLADLLSEGYDTDLEESWENERTATPVRAFAVRLHQTGCSLRETTTILAELVVESSHGAVWNWVHRLADSERDPPTATPSRVAVDETAVKINGEWSWLYAAIDIDTKLILDVALFSRHGTDPAAAFLHGLREKHDLSEAEFLVDQFGYRTALARLGLDGRVDYTDRNLVEKWFYTFKIRVDRFHNSWVGSRESAREWIEQFVYYYNY; translated from the coding sequence ATGCTCGCAGACCTGCTCAGCGAGGGCTACGACACGGATTTAGAAGAATCTTGGGAGAATGAGCGGACGGCGACGCCCGTCAGGGCGTTCGCCGTCCGCCTCCATCAGACCGGTTGTTCTCTTCGGGAGACAACAACGATTCTCGCTGAATTAGTCGTTGAGAGCTCTCACGGAGCGGTCTGGAACTGGGTACATCGGCTGGCTGACAGCGAACGCGACCCGCCGACGGCGACGCCGTCGCGGGTCGCTGTCGACGAAACCGCTGTCAAGATCAATGGCGAGTGGTCTTGGTTGTACGCTGCAATAGACATCGATACAAAATTGATTCTCGACGTCGCGTTATTTAGTCGGCATGGCACTGATCCGGCAGCTGCATTTCTGCATGGACTCCGTGAGAAACACGATCTCTCCGAGGCTGAGTTTCTCGTCGATCAATTTGGCTATCGGACTGCCCTTGCTCGATTAGGATTGGACGGTCGGGTGGACTATACCGACCGAAACCTCGTCGAAAAGTGGTTTTATACCTTCAAAATTCGAGTCGACCGTTTTCATAACTCTTGGGTGGGCAGTCGGGAGAGCGCACGCGAATGGATTGAACAGTTCGTGTATTACTACAATTATTAA
- a CDS encoding tyrosine-type recombinase/integrase, protein MWKDSETVFPSRQADRMTDRSVRNVVTKAAEVAEVRPYRIEGGRGEPREVTPHTFRHSIAFRLIRREDKRLEDVMLRLRHARLQTTDEVYGHFRRR, encoded by the coding sequence GTGTGGAAAGACAGCGAGACAGTGTTCCCGTCGCGACAGGCTGATCGGATGACCGACCGATCGGTCCGAAACGTTGTTACGAAAGCAGCCGAGGTCGCCGAGGTTCGTCCCTATCGGATAGAGGGCGGACGGGGTGAACCGCGCGAGGTCACTCCCCATACGTTCCGGCACTCGATCGCCTTTCGGTTGATTCGGAGGGAAGACAAACGTCTCGAGGATGTTATGCTACGTCTTCGTCACGCGAGATTACAAACGACAGACGAAGTGTACGGGCACTTCCGCCGACGGTGA